From a region of the Arachis ipaensis cultivar K30076 chromosome B09, Araip1.1, whole genome shotgun sequence genome:
- the LOC107616078 gene encoding receptor kinase-like protein Xa21, producing the protein MVSLEFLDLSKNTLSGVIPKSLEALVHLKYFNVFYNKLTEEIFYRGPFVNFSSQLFMENGELCGAQSLHFPKCKAKEGRSQKTITYIIMVLKYILPVIVATIQSILALAFLCILKSRKYKLLKKSEMDQSMAWWKRISYYEIQEATNRFSESNLLGIRSFGKVFKGVLSGGMNVAIKVFHLEFEEAFRSFDAKCEILCNVRHRNLTKIISSCSSMDFKALVLSYMSNGSLEKWLHSEHHGLSMIQRLNIMIDVAEAIEYPHHGGSVPIVHCDLKPSNILLDEYMVDHVATP; encoded by the coding sequence ATGGTAAGTCTTGAATTTCTTGACTTATCAAAAAACACTTTGTCTGGGGTTATTCCAAAATCATTAGAGGCACTTGTCCATCTAAAATATTTCAATGTGTTTTACAATAAGTTGACAGAAGAAATTTTCTACAGGGGACCTTTTGTAAACTTCTCATCTCAATTGTTCATGGAAAATGGAGAATTGTGTGGTGCTCAAAGTTTGCATTTTCCAAAATGCAAGGCGAAAGAAGGTAGATCTCAGAAAACAATTACATATATTATAATGGTGTTGAAATATATTTTACCAGTCATAGTAGCGACCATTCAGTCCATTCTTGCTTTGGCATTCCTATGCATCCTAAAATCTCGAAAGTACAAGCTTCTTAAGAAATCAGAAATGGATCAATCCATGGCTTGGTGGAAAAGAATTTCATACTATGAGATTCAAGAAGCAACAAACAGATTTAGTGAAAGCAATTTACTTGGCATTAGAAGCTTTGGAAAAGTGTTCAAAGGAGTTCTCTCAGGTGGGATGAATGTTGCCATAAAAGTTTTTCACTTGGAATTTGAAGAAGCATTTAGGAGTTTCGACGCTAAATGCGAAATATTATGCAATGTCCGCCATCGAAACTTAACTAAAATCATTAGCAGTTGCAGCAGCATGGATTTCAAGGCATTGGTTCTGAGCTACATGTCTAACGGGAGCTTAGAGAAGTGGCTACATTCAGAACATCATGGCTTGAGCATGATCCAGAGGTTAAACATAATGATAGATGTTGCAGAAGCAATAGAATATCCGCATCATGGTGGCTCTGTACCAATTGTGCATTGTGATTTAAAACCAAGCAATATATTGCTAGATGAATATATGGTTGACCATGTTGCAACGCCCTAA